The Salvia splendens isolate huo1 chromosome 20, SspV2, whole genome shotgun sequence nucleotide sequence TTTGGGTTGCCTGATCTAGAGAGTAGGACACAGATATTCAAGATCCATACACGAACAATGAATTGTGAGAGGGATATTCGGTATGAGCTTCTAGCAAGGCTTTGCCCAAATTCTACAGGTAATATTTTTTCCTAGTTAAAtttaggagtcacatttggaTTCTGCTATCCATTCACAATGGGCAACGGTAGATCATTGATTTAGATAATTCTGGGCTCTATGGCTCTATATTTTCATGATACTTATCATCGTGTGTGTAATGGGTGTAGGAGCTGACATAAGAAGTGTGTGCACTGAGGCGGGAATGTTCTCGATCCGAGCAAGGAGGAAAACAGTGACAGAGAAAGATTTCCTAGACGCTGTGAATAAAGTGATCAAAGGGTATCAGAAATTCAGTGCAACTCCTAAGTATATGGTTTATAATTGATGACTGCTGCTCTtgtattcatttcatttcatttcatttccttATGTTTTCTATCCACCCATGTATCCATACAACCAACCACAATGTTACGTTATTAACCAGTTTCTAATGAATGTGTCTGCAATATTTGATTATATTCAAAAAGGGGCTGAATCTTTTGAAGTTGTAGATGAGGAATGTGGTTTGAATCTCCAATCTTGTTTACTGTCTcagaaataaaattcaaaaagagCCTGAATAAGTTTTATAGTGTAGATTTAATAATATTTCACTGGCTATGCCGCGTGTTCTGTAATCCCTCAGTTCTAAGGAAGATAACTCATTTGggtggcacgggattttatgcaatttagtTTTGTGTTAactagaaagaataaagtaagagagataaatatatttttattaatatggaTGAGTTTGGAAATTTTTGTCCATCCAATCTGTGAGGACGAGCAATACATATAAAGGAATGTTGATGCCAGCAATGATCATCAATGCTCGCAGCGCCAGCAAAAATCTCCAGATTATCGTATTGGCCCTCGATCTTTTCGATCTACCTAAACCGGCATGTGTGTTCACATCTTCAGTCGCCGCCTCTGCATCTTGTCTATGAACTTTTGATCGCATCACGACGTTTCCCCTATACACATCAGTTTATTATACAGCACTGGAAAGAAGAAAGTGAATCCAATGCAACGTCGTTTCACCTCTGGGCCGAGCTGCTCTCTTTCAAGACTGGAACCTTTTTCGTCTTCTTGATGAGGTGCATTGCCCCTTCTGCATCCCATATCTCTTCGTACTCGGCCTTCTCATCTTCGTTCTTCTCTTTCACAACATTGGTAAGGCTTTTAAACACATCTATTATAATAACCATGAGACTACAAAGATTTCGTGTTATATGGACTTCATTAGCTGGCCAAAGCAGGATAACGACAACGGTCATCGCAAAGAGAGACAAATACCTGAAACACATTCATTAAATCTCGTAAGACTCAGATTGATTCTACCAAAAATACCAACGACCCCAAGGAGAGAATAGAACCATCTGTAGATGTGAGTTTGCGCGGGGAGAAAGCAGAGATTAGTCATAAGAGCGTCTTCGGGCGTGATTCCATCCGAAACCGACGAATTCTTGGCAGACAGTAGCATAAAAGAAGGATGCAAGTTCCCTTGTTGCCAGCTTACAGGTCTTACAGTATGCTGCACACTTTCATGCCTTAAATGCAAACTTGGTTAAAAATTCGAACAAGGTAAGAAAAGTCGACTTCACCTCTATCGTGTGACCATTGCTATACGCATGGGAAAAGGTGCATTGATCATGATCGTGACCAGAGACGACTAGTGCCTGCAAAATCACCAATTAGTTCCCATCCTTTTTCAGTATTGATAATGTACTAACACATACAGGTTTGATTAACTCCAGTAGCAAATTTGTCGATTTTTCAGTGATATAATTCTGATACACGATTTCTCGATCATGATCAACGCGGTGAACGAGCTGGAGAGTGTATAAATCAAACACAGTTAAGATGTAAATTTGAATGACATGCATGATAGCATATTAAAGTGTTTACTTGATTGACGATGGGCGAAGATCGGTGGGGGCCACAAGGAGTCCAGTCCGGCCGATACAAAGGGATGTGAGTCAACAAAACCCTTGGGGTCGAAGATATATctacaaaattcaaataactTGAACATAATTGAATGATGTCGATAACTTGAACTCGGTTTTCGTTACCCTTAGACACGTTTTCTACAAAGCCCCAGGTATCCGACGTGAAGTTACCTTGCGGATGACCtacaaaaaaatattagtattgtTCTGCTAACAACGGAACAAAGGTGTGGCGAAGTGAATTACCATCCAGAGTCTGTGCATCAATGGCAATGAAGTCCACCTCTCCTATTGTCACTTTAAAGTTGCGTGCGCCAAATGCAGTCTCGTACCGTTTGATGATCTGAGTAACATAGAAGATATGTGAATAAGATCAAGACCAAGTGCTAATTTGTGGAGTAGCAAATGATGTATACCTCTGGTTTTTGGTAGTAGAGAGCTGAGTACCCGATGTCATGGTTTCCGGAAaggtagtatatttttatgttcgAGGTTTTATGATTCGTATTCAGGTTGAAAATATGCCGGAAACGGCCTAAAGATTCCTGCCATCTAATagtaaatcaaaatcaaaacaatgcCAACTAATAGTTTTATGCATGACTCAAACTCGAGACATTTATTAACCACTAGACCAGCACACGCACACAAGTGAAATCTAATGTTTACTAGCGGAAACATGTATCGTATTCAGGTTGAAAATATGCCTGAAAGATTCCTTCCATCTATTagtaaatcaaaatcaaaacacgGCCAACTAACAATTTTATGCATGACTCAAACTTGAGAAATATATTAACCACTAGACCAACACACGCACACCAGTGAAATCTACTTGTAACAAGATACCAACTTACTCTTCATCTGACAAGTTATAGCTTCCAACGAAATAATCACCCAAAAATAGAATGACGTCCGGATTGAAGGGCAGTATAGACGAGAGGAATGCCCTACGCATGTATAAATCCGAATAGAACCGCACAACCTTCAGGGCAAGTGATTTTGGAGCAAGAGGGAGGGAAGTTCTATCCATGAGCTATCAACAAAGAAAGGATCAAACAGACTCAACAAAGTGCATGGAACAGAGATAATGCCACAACTCTTTTCCGCATCAAGGGTTACCTGAGGGTCTGCGATAACCGCGATTTTTATATAACTACTCGAATAACCAACTCCGTTCGGCTGAGATATTCAGATATAGCACAGTCAAAATTcatgtttttcaattttaatgcaTGATAATAGTAATAAGCAATACAAATCtgagatttttttataatagtaaACGAtcagttttaatgcaaaattggttatgtgagtatttttttacttttttatgataatatatcatttttttccatttaacCACCAAAAAAAGTATATATAATAGACATATTTTGATGGACGgatcaaaatgaaaagaaaaacgTAACTAGTTTTCGTTGAAGATAATTGAAATGGTGTTTACCAGAGAAGGGCGTTGGAGATGAGGCCAACAACATGTCGAATGCGAAGGAACCAAATACGCAAACCACTCTCCATACAGTAAATTCATTGCCCAAAACAAGCTCAGAAACACtgtcaatttcatttttatctgTTCTACTACATCAATTTCTTCCTAATTTCTCACCTCATCGTATTGTTTAGCTCTACTCAACTTGTTTTATGTCCTTGGAATTAGCACGTGTTTTTAATCACGAGAAATAATATCTCATTGTTTGGGATTCTAATGAAGAATGTATCTGAATAATAGGAGAAGCTTTTAGTATTAGTGCCATATTTTGTGGATAACATTACATATTAagattttgaaataattaaaaagcaAACATGTACCTTAACTAGCTAAATAAAAACATGGACGTGCTATTACAAGCCCAAGCTTTAGATAGAAATTTCGTGCATATTGTAACTTGTAAGTGTAAAGGCATAGAACTAACTGCTTATTGTGGAATAAATTCTACTTTTGTAGTATTCGTTATAATAAGCATATAATAACCACTTTTTCATATAACGAgaatttataaatttgaaattgatcAATCATTCAAGTGCTAAATTAAATTTCCCAGGGAGCAGCAGGATGTGCATATGTGTTTTTGGGGCATGTTGATAGTTTTATCGCTGAAATTATCGGAATATTGATGGGGATGAGAAAGTGTGCTAGTGTCGGTTTATGGACGTGAGGAGTCCAAACGGACAACAAACCATGCACTTAGCACAAATATTAGATAAGGGTGACAGGTTCCCATGGAGGAATTATGACGAGTTGTGTGAAATTTATAAAATCATGGACACATACATACGAGGTGGAGCGCATTTACCGTGAAGTGAATGCAGTCGCAGATTTCTTGGCAAAACAAGCGTCCTTAGGTCTCTCAATCGAATACAATTGTGCTTCTATGCTCCCCCACACTGCAAGAGATTTGCTACGTCTTGATAGTATTTCCCCATACTCGCGAGAAAAAAAGGGCAATACCTCCGGAGAGACCTTCCAACACATAAGATAAATGCTCGAGTTGGATTTTCACTTTTGCGTCAGAGAGTGGAGCTGGGGAAGGAGAGGAAGGAcatgatggtgatggtgatggtgatggtgatggttaATGATAGCAGAAGGGTATTGAAGAGCTTTACCATTTAATTGTTGCTATGCAACCGAAAATAGATATTGTTAGTTTTTAAAAGGGAAGGCTAGAAGCAACTTGAAAATTTATATTCTTATCTTTGTATTTGAAGctataaataaaaatggattcttagttaaaaaaaaagataattcTCAAAACTAAAATTGATATAATGGTGTAATCCGGCCGGTGGTCTCCATAGGAGTTGTGATTTTCAAACAAAAACCCTACTCCACTCCACCTTCCCAACTCTTCTCACATGCACTTTCCATATCTACTCTCTCCGTcttataagaatatgcactctttccatttagTCCTTCTAACAAGAATatgtattttctaattttggaactCTTTCGACAGAAATTGATACCATATACTCCccatcccaaaaaaaataagGACATTAGGGACGACACatgaattaatgcataattggtaatgTAAGAGAAATAAGAGGAGTGGTAATGtcaaacatttaattatgataaatttgagataaatgcattaatttattttagtgaTTCAACTCTCTAATtggacaaaaaaatattttagtacTCCCATTCAGTTGCTCTTGATCATTTGTGCCaatgttttaaatattttggtaCTAAAAACAATCCTAAGGGCGTGTTTGATAACTTAGT carries:
- the LOC121782688 gene encoding uncharacterized protein C630.12-like, with the protein product MKLTVFLSLFWAMNLLYGEWFAYLVPSHSTCCWPHLQRPSLPNGVGYSSSYIKIAVIADPQLMDRTSLPLAPKSLALKVVRFYSDLYMRRAFLSSILPFNPDVILFLGDYFVGSYNLSDEEWQESLGRFRHIFNLNTNHKTSNIKIYYLSGNHDIGYSALYYQKPEIIKRYETAFGARNFKVTIGEVDFIAIDAQTLDGHPQGNFTSDTWGFVENVSKDISSTPRVLLTHIPLYRPDWTPCGPHRSSPIVNQLVHRVDHDREIVYQNYITEKSTNLLLELIKPALVVSGHDHDQCTFSHAYSNGHTIEHTVRPVSWQQGNLHPSFMLLSAKNSSVSDGITPEDALMTNLCFLPAQTHIYRWYLSLFAMTVVVILLWPANEVHITRNLCSLMVIIIDVFKSLTNVVKEKNEDEKAEYEEIWDAEGAMHLIKKTKKVPVLKESSSAQRGNVVMRSKVHRQDAEAATEDVNTHAGLGRSKRSRANTIIWRFLLALRALMIIAGINIPLYVLLVLTDWMDKNFQTHPY